From Denitrovibrio acetiphilus DSM 12809, the proteins below share one genomic window:
- a CDS encoding formyltransferase family protein — translation MNICLFTANHIGELLLAELDKRHFYPDVVTYTRGFQRTTLAKDLGSFRKEFNMTFIASNSYLTCDKLQDISDRTIVCVDWTKDFFKDAELVGMDVIFAHPSLLPAYRGYSAVTEQFVRGVTVSGASFYKQGNRIDAGDIIHSAEIRIGYQDYPDDFLRKYASACADFIVELNKKGVDAYEAVPQNEDMSFYLQRKRGKDSIIDFNRDAFSLYNHIRGYSRPFFGAYYMSEGKKVNVWRAFTEVWQGDYGCPGEVLSVTDNGAEIACGSGTITFKEVEIDGKVYKGEQLKCLTV, via the coding sequence ATGAACATTTGCCTTTTCACTGCAAACCACATCGGAGAACTTCTTTTAGCAGAGCTGGATAAAAGACATTTTTATCCGGATGTTGTAACCTATACAAGGGGGTTTCAGAGGACGACTCTGGCAAAAGACCTTGGCTCTTTCCGTAAAGAGTTTAATATGACTTTTATCGCATCAAACAGCTATCTCACATGTGACAAACTGCAGGACATCTCAGACCGGACTATAGTATGCGTTGACTGGACAAAGGATTTCTTTAAGGATGCTGAGCTTGTCGGGATGGATGTTATCTTCGCTCATCCATCACTTTTACCCGCCTACAGAGGCTATTCCGCTGTCACAGAGCAGTTTGTACGGGGAGTGACTGTCAGCGGCGCAAGCTTTTATAAACAGGGGAACCGCATTGACGCAGGGGACATCATCCACTCAGCAGAAATCAGAATAGGCTATCAGGACTACCCTGACGATTTCCTCCGAAAATATGCCTCAGCCTGTGCGGACTTCATCGTGGAACTGAACAAAAAAGGGGTAGACGCATACGAAGCTGTACCGCAAAACGAAGACATGTCTTTTTATCTACAACGTAAACGTGGCAAAGACTCTATTATAGATTTCAACAGGGACGCTTTCAGCCTCTACAACCACATCAGAGGGTACAGTCGTCCTTTTTTCGGCGCCTATTATATGTCAGAAGGCAAGAAAGTGAATGTCTGGCGTGCTTTTACTGAAGTCTGGCAGGGGGATTACGGCTGCCCTGGCGAGGTGCTTTCTGTAACAGACAATGGAGCTGAAATCGCCTGTGGAAGTGGCACTATAACTTTCAAAGAAGTTGAAATAGACGGTAAAGTTTATAAAGGGGAACAACTTAAATGTCTTACAGTATAA
- a CDS encoding prepilin-type N-terminal cleavage/methylation domain-containing protein, which produces MNKNGFTLVELAIVLVIIGIILGGVIKGQELVTNAKIKGLYREFQQVEFATFSYYDRFNNYPGDNKSNENGLIEADPVGDGTGTDETVKFWSDVTSEGFYIGELDSITNLPGHGLGGTISVTNKVFGFAKNAVCFSDISPDDALIFDTQFDDGKSDSGTIRGGSGNNTASDDYTGTAEYRICVQLD; this is translated from the coding sequence ATGAATAAAAATGGCTTCACACTTGTCGAACTTGCTATAGTGCTTGTAATAATAGGGATTATTCTCGGCGGTGTCATAAAAGGGCAGGAGCTGGTCACAAACGCTAAGATAAAAGGACTTTACAGAGAATTTCAACAAGTTGAGTTCGCTACTTTTTCATATTACGACAGATTTAATAATTATCCAGGCGACAACAAAAGCAATGAAAACGGGCTAATAGAGGCTGACCCTGTCGGAGATGGAACCGGTACTGATGAAACTGTCAAATTCTGGTCAGACGTAACTTCAGAAGGTTTTTATATCGGAGAGTTAGACAGTATAACCAACTTGCCTGGCCATGGACTAGGCGGAACTATAAGCGTGACAAACAAAGTATTTGGTTTTGCAAAAAACGCTGTGTGCTTTTCTGATATATCTCCGGATGACGCTCTTATATTTGACACACAATTCGACGATGGCAAATCTGATTCAGGCACAATCAGGGGCGGCAGTGGCAATAATACAGCCAGTGACGACTACACCGGAACTGCCGAATACAGGATATGCGTGCAGCTGGATTAA
- a CDS encoding ankyrin repeat domain-containing protein → MNKTIPILILTLVMSIVLFMIADSRMSDPIIVDKLIQLVYPDWRPTGQTEKPAMPMQKPEQTTSSPSADIVKKLNTVENSAKVTKKHINTEQNASMLNAVSAAKLEEVKSLIRKGADINYQDDYGNTALNLAVMRGNTEIINTLLINGADPNIANAEGYTPTANAARQRREQIASVLLERGADPNKPNIDGVTPLMLAAKFGHEKIVDMMIKHGAKTNLKDNLGRTAMIYAAERGYTRIVIALISMGADKNITDNIGNTAKDYAQRFGHDSTVIILSRN, encoded by the coding sequence ATGAACAAAACCATACCGATATTAATACTTACTCTTGTGATGAGTATAGTACTGTTTATGATAGCGGATTCCAGAATGTCTGACCCTATCATTGTCGATAAGCTAATACAGCTTGTATATCCGGACTGGCGCCCCACAGGACAGACAGAGAAACCTGCCATGCCCATGCAGAAACCTGAGCAGACAACCTCCTCTCCATCTGCAGATATCGTAAAAAAACTCAACACTGTTGAAAACAGCGCAAAAGTCACAAAAAAACATATAAATACAGAACAAAATGCATCTATGCTGAATGCTGTGAGTGCTGCAAAGCTGGAAGAGGTGAAATCTCTCATAAGGAAAGGCGCTGACATCAACTATCAGGACGATTATGGCAATACAGCACTTAACTTAGCCGTTATGCGTGGCAACACTGAGATTATAAATACACTACTAATAAACGGTGCAGACCCGAACATCGCCAATGCCGAAGGGTATACACCCACAGCGAACGCAGCCAGGCAGCGCAGGGAACAGATAGCCAGCGTGCTTCTGGAGCGTGGTGCAGACCCGAACAAGCCTAATATTGACGGAGTCACACCATTGATGCTTGCTGCAAAATTCGGACACGAGAAAATCGTGGACATGATGATAAAACACGGTGCAAAAACAAACCTGAAAGACAATCTCGGCAGAACAGCTATGATATACGCCGCTGAAAGAGGTTACACCCGCATAGTCATCGCACTGATAAGCATGGGGGCAGATAAAAATATTACTGACAACATCGGAAACACAGCAAAGGATTACGCCCAGCGTTTCGGACACGACTCCACAGTAATAATCCTCAGCAGAAATTAA